The proteins below are encoded in one region of Pseudomonas putida NBRC 14164:
- the ydiJ gene encoding D-2-hydroxyglutarate dehydrogenase YdiJ: MIAQLPTVAPSANYPEFLEALRSSGFRGQISADYGTRTVLATDNSIYQRLPQAAVFPLDADDVARVATLMGDPRFQDVKLTPRGGGTGTNGQSLTDGIVVDLSRHMNKILEINVEERWVRVQAGTVKDQLNAALKPHGLFFAPELSTSNRATVGGMINTDASGQGSCTYGKTRDHVLELHSVLLGGERLHSLPIDDAALEQACAAPGRVGEVYRMAREIQETQAELIETTFPKLNRCLTGYDLAHLRDEQGRFNLNSVLCGAEGSLGYVVEAKLNVLPIPKYAVLVNVRYTSFMDALRDANALMAHKPLSIETVDSRVLMLAMKDIVWHSVAEYFPADPERPTLGINLVEFCGDEPAEVNARVQAFVEHLQADTSVERLGHTLAEGAEAVTRVYVMRKRSVGLLGNVEGEVRPQPFVEDTAVPPEQLADYIADFRALLDGYGLTYGMFGHVDAGVLHVRPALDMKDPAQAALVKPISDAVAALTKSYGGLLWGEHGKGLRSEYVPEYFGELYPALQRLKGAFDPHNQLNPGKICTPPGSAEGLTPVDGVTLRGDLDRTIDERVWQDFPSAVHCNGNGACYNYDPNDAMCPSWKATRERQHSPKGRASLMREWLRLQGEANIDVLAAARNKVSWLKGLPARLRNNRARSQGQEDFSHEVYDAMAGCLACKSCAGQCPIKVNVPDFRSRFLELYHGRYQRPLRDYLIGSLEFSIPYLAHAPGLYNAVMGSKWVTRLLADKIGMVDSPLISRFNFQATLTRCRVGVASVPALRELTPAQRERSIVLVQDAFTRYFETPLLSAFIDLAHRLGHRVFLAPYSANGKPLHVQGFLGAFAKAAIRNATQLKALADCGVPLVGLDPAMTLVYRQEYQKVPGLEGCPKVLLPQEWLMDVLPEQAPTAPGNFRLMAHCTEKTNVPASTRQWEQVFERLGLKLVTEATGCCGMSGTYGHEARNQETSRTIFEQSWATKLDKQGEPLATGYSCRSQVKRMTERKMRHPLEVVLQYAQR, encoded by the coding sequence ATGATCGCCCAGCTGCCGACCGTTGCACCGAGCGCCAACTACCCCGAATTCCTCGAAGCCCTGCGCAGCAGCGGCTTCCGTGGCCAGATCAGTGCCGACTACGGCACCCGTACCGTGCTGGCCACCGATAACTCGATCTACCAGCGCTTGCCTCAGGCGGCGGTGTTCCCGCTGGACGCCGACGACGTGGCGCGGGTTGCCACGCTGATGGGTGACCCGCGCTTCCAGGACGTCAAGCTGACCCCGCGCGGTGGTGGTACCGGCACCAACGGCCAGTCGTTGACCGACGGCATTGTCGTCGACCTGTCGCGGCACATGAACAAGATCCTCGAAATCAACGTCGAGGAGCGCTGGGTGCGGGTGCAGGCCGGTACGGTCAAGGACCAGCTCAATGCGGCGCTCAAGCCGCACGGCCTGTTCTTCGCCCCCGAACTGTCCACCTCCAACCGCGCCACGGTCGGCGGCATGATCAACACCGACGCCAGCGGCCAAGGCAGCTGCACCTATGGCAAGACCCGCGACCACGTACTGGAGCTGCACAGCGTGCTGCTCGGTGGCGAGCGCCTGCACAGCCTGCCGATCGACGATGCCGCACTGGAGCAGGCCTGCGCCGCGCCCGGCCGGGTCGGCGAGGTGTACCGCATGGCCCGCGAGATTCAGGAAACTCAGGCTGAACTGATCGAAACCACCTTCCCCAAACTCAACCGTTGCCTGACCGGCTACGACCTGGCGCACCTGCGCGACGAGCAGGGCCGCTTCAACCTCAACAGCGTGCTGTGTGGCGCCGAAGGCTCGCTGGGTTACGTGGTCGAAGCCAAGCTCAACGTGCTGCCGATCCCCAAGTACGCGGTGCTGGTCAACGTGCGCTACACCAGCTTCATGGATGCCCTGCGCGACGCCAACGCGTTGATGGCACACAAGCCACTGTCCATCGAGACCGTCGACTCCAGGGTGTTGATGCTGGCGATGAAAGACATCGTCTGGCACAGCGTTGCCGAATACTTCCCGGCCGACCCCGAGCGCCCCACCCTGGGCATCAACCTGGTGGAGTTCTGTGGCGACGAGCCGGCGGAGGTCAACGCCCGGGTGCAGGCTTTTGTCGAACACTTGCAGGCGGACACCAGCGTCGAGCGCCTGGGGCATACCCTGGCAGAAGGCGCCGAGGCGGTCACTCGCGTCTACGTCATGCGCAAGCGCTCGGTGGGCTTGCTGGGTAACGTCGAGGGCGAGGTGCGCCCGCAGCCGTTTGTCGAAGACACCGCGGTACCGCCGGAGCAGTTGGCCGACTACATCGCCGACTTCCGCGCGCTGCTCGATGGCTACGGCCTGACCTACGGCATGTTTGGCCACGTCGATGCCGGCGTGCTGCACGTACGCCCGGCACTGGACATGAAAGACCCGGCCCAGGCTGCGCTGGTGAAGCCGATTTCCGATGCGGTGGCGGCGCTGACCAAAAGCTACGGCGGTTTGCTGTGGGGCGAGCACGGCAAAGGCCTGCGCTCCGAATACGTGCCGGAGTACTTCGGCGAGCTGTACCCGGCGCTGCAGCGCCTGAAGGGTGCCTTTGACCCGCACAACCAGCTCAACCCGGGCAAGATCTGCACCCCGCCAGGCAGCGCCGAAGGCCTGACCCCGGTCGATGGCGTGACCCTGCGCGGCGACCTCGACCGTACCATAGACGAGCGCGTGTGGCAGGACTTCCCGAGTGCCGTGCACTGTAACGGCAACGGCGCCTGCTACAACTACGACCCCAACGACGCCATGTGCCCGTCGTGGAAGGCCACCCGCGAACGCCAGCATTCGCCCAAGGGCCGTGCTTCGCTGATGCGCGAATGGCTGCGCCTGCAGGGCGAGGCGAACATCGACGTGCTGGCCGCGGCGCGCAACAAGGTGTCGTGGCTCAAGGGCCTGCCAGCGCGCCTGCGCAACAACCGCGCACGCAGCCAGGGGCAGGAAGATTTCTCCCATGAAGTGTACGACGCCATGGCCGGATGCCTGGCGTGCAAGTCGTGCGCCGGGCAGTGCCCGATCAAGGTCAACGTGCCGGACTTCCGTTCACGCTTCCTCGAGTTGTACCACGGCCGCTACCAGCGCCCGCTGCGTGACTACCTGATTGGCTCGCTGGAATTCAGCATTCCGTACCTGGCCCACGCGCCAGGGCTTTACAACGCGGTGATGGGCTCTAAGTGGGTGACCAGGCTGCTGGCCGACAAGATCGGCATGGTCGACAGCCCGCTGATCAGCCGTTTCAACTTCCAGGCCACCCTGACCCGCTGCCGCGTTGGCGTGGCCAGTGTGCCGGCCCTGCGTGAACTGACCCCGGCCCAGCGCGAACGCAGCATCGTGCTGGTGCAGGACGCCTTTACCCGCTACTTCGAAACGCCGCTGTTGTCAGCCTTTATCGACCTGGCCCACCGCCTGGGTCATCGGGTGTTCCTGGCGCCGTACAGCGCCAACGGCAAACCGCTGCATGTGCAGGGCTTCCTCGGTGCATTCGCCAAGGCGGCGATCCGCAACGCCACCCAGCTCAAGGCCCTGGCCGACTGCGGCGTGCCGCTGGTGGGCCTGGACCCGGCGATGACCCTGGTGTATCGCCAGGAATACCAGAAAGTGCCGGGGCTGGAAGGTTGCCCGAAGGTGCTGTTGCCGCAGGAGTGGCTGATGGATGTGCTGCCCGAACAGGCGCCGACCGCGCCGGGCAACTTCCGCCTGATGGCGCATTGCACCGAGAAGACCAACGTGCCAGCCAGCACCCGGCAGTGGGAGCAGGTGTTTGAGCGTTTGGGCCTGAAGCTGGTGACCGAGGCGACGGGGTGCTGCGGCATGTCCGGTACCTACGGGCATGAGGCACGTAACCAGGAGACATCGCGGACCATCTTCGAGCAGAGCTGGGCGACCAAGCTGGACAAGCAAGGGGAGCCGTTGGCGACGGGCTACTCGTGCCGTAGCCAGGTCAAGCGCATGACCGAGCGCAAGATGCGCCATCCGCTGGAAGTGGTGTTGCAGTACGCCCAGCGTTAA
- a CDS encoding MFS transporter — translation MPDSPRPLAVTLQVVSIVLFTFIGYLNIGIPLAVLPGYVHNDLGFSAVVAGLVISVQYLATLLSRPTASRIIDNHGSKKAVMYGLVGCGLSGVFMLACAFLTHLPWLSLTCLLVGRLVLGSAESLVGSGAIGWGIGRVGAENTAKVISWNGIASYGALAIGAPLGVLMVKGLGLWSMGVSIILLCALGLLLAWPKQAAPIVSGVRLPFLRVLGKVFPHGSGLALGSIGFGTIATFITLYYASRGWADAALTLSLFGASFISARLLFGNLINRIGGFRVAIACLSVETLGLLMLWLAPSAELALAGAALSGFGFSLVFPALGVEAVNQVSAANRGAAVGAYSLFIDLSLGVTGPLVGAVAAGFGFASMFLFAAAAAACGLVLSLYLYRQARRHRDRGQEP, via the coding sequence ATGCCCGACTCACCGCGCCCCCTTGCGGTCACCCTGCAAGTCGTCTCCATCGTCCTCTTCACCTTCATCGGCTACCTGAACATCGGCATCCCACTGGCCGTGCTGCCCGGCTATGTGCATAACGACCTGGGTTTCAGCGCCGTGGTCGCTGGCCTGGTGATCAGCGTGCAGTACCTGGCCACCTTGCTCAGCCGCCCCACCGCCAGCCGAATCATCGACAACCATGGCAGCAAGAAAGCCGTCATGTATGGCTTGGTCGGCTGCGGGCTTAGCGGGGTATTCATGCTGGCCTGCGCCTTCCTCACCCACCTGCCATGGCTGAGCCTGACCTGCCTGCTGGTAGGCCGCCTGGTGCTGGGCAGCGCCGAAAGCCTGGTGGGCTCGGGCGCGATTGGCTGGGGCATCGGCAGGGTGGGCGCCGAAAACACCGCCAAGGTCATCTCCTGGAACGGCATCGCCAGCTATGGCGCACTGGCCATCGGCGCGCCCCTGGGTGTGCTGATGGTCAAGGGCCTGGGGCTGTGGAGCATGGGCGTCAGCATCATCCTGCTGTGCGCCCTTGGCCTGCTGCTGGCCTGGCCCAAGCAGGCCGCGCCTATTGTCAGCGGTGTACGCCTGCCGTTCCTGCGGGTGCTGGGCAAGGTGTTCCCGCACGGCTCGGGACTGGCCTTGGGCTCGATCGGCTTTGGCACCATCGCCACCTTCATCACCCTGTACTACGCCAGCCGTGGCTGGGCTGATGCGGCGTTGACCCTGAGCCTGTTCGGCGCCAGCTTCATCAGCGCGCGGCTGCTGTTCGGCAACCTGATCAACCGCATTGGCGGGTTCAGGGTGGCGATTGCCTGCCTGTCGGTGGAAACACTCGGGCTGCTGATGCTGTGGCTCGCTCCCAGTGCCGAACTGGCACTGGCGGGTGCAGCACTGAGCGGGTTTGGTTTCTCGCTGGTGTTCCCGGCATTGGGCGTGGAGGCGGTGAACCAGGTGTCGGCGGCCAACCGCGGCGCGGCGGTGGGGGCGTATTCGCTGTTCATCGATTTGTCGCTGGGGGTGACCGGGCCACTGGTGGGCGCGGTGGCGGCGGGGTTCGGGTTTGCTTCGATGTTTCTGTTTGCGGCGGCTGCCGCGGCTTGCGGGCTGGTGTTGAGCCTGTATCTGTACCGGCAGGCGCGCCGGCATAGAGATCGGGGGCAAGAACCCTGA
- a CDS encoding 4a-hydroxytetrahydrobiopterin dehydratase, giving the protein MNALNQAHCEACRADAPKVSDEELAELIREIPDWNIEVRDGHMELERVFLFKNFKHALAFTNAVGEIAEAEGHHPGLLTEWGKVTVTWWSHSIKGLHRNDFIMCARTDKVAESAEGRK; this is encoded by the coding sequence ATGAATGCCTTGAACCAAGCCCATTGCGAAGCCTGCCGCGCCGACGCACCGAAAGTCTCCGACGAAGAGCTGGCCGAGCTGATTCGCGAAATCCCGGACTGGAACATTGAAGTACGTGACGGCCACATGGAGCTTGAGCGCGTGTTCCTGTTCAAGAACTTCAAGCACGCCTTGGCGTTCACCAACGCCGTGGGCGAAATCGCCGAAGCCGAAGGCCACCACCCAGGGCTGCTGACCGAGTGGGGCAAGGTTACCGTCACTTGGTGGAGCCACTCGATCAAAGGCCTGCACCGCAACGACTTCATCATGTGCGCGCGCACTGACAAGGTGGCTGAATCGGCTGAAGGCCGTAAGTAA
- the phhA gene encoding phenylalanine 4-monooxygenase, with the protein MKQTQYVAREPDAHGFIDYPQQEHAVWNTLITRQLKVIEGRACQEYLDGIDQLKLPHDRIPQLGEVNKVLGATTGWQVARVPALIPFQTFFELLASKRFPVATFIRTPEELDYLQEPDIFHEIFGHCPLLTNPWFAEFTHTYGKLGLAATKEQRVYLARLYWMTIEFGLMETPQGRKIYGGGILSSPKETVYSLSGEPEHQAFDPIEAMRTPYRIDILQPLYFVLPNMKRLFDLAHEDIMGMVHKAMQLGLHAPKFPPKVAA; encoded by the coding sequence ATGAAACAGACGCAATACGTGGCACGCGAGCCCGATGCGCATGGTTTTATCGATTACCCGCAGCAAGAGCATGCGGTATGGAACACCCTGATCACTCGCCAGCTGAAAGTGATCGAAGGCCGCGCGTGCCAGGAATACCTGGACGGCATCGACCAGCTCAAGCTGCCCCATGACCGTATTCCGCAGCTGGGCGAGGTCAACAAAGTGCTGGGCGCCACCACCGGCTGGCAAGTTGCCCGGGTACCGGCACTGATCCCCTTCCAGACTTTCTTCGAATTGCTGGCCAGCAAGCGCTTCCCGGTCGCCACCTTCATCCGCACCCCGGAAGAGCTGGACTACCTGCAAGAGCCCGATATCTTTCACGAAATCTTCGGCCACTGCCCGCTGCTGACCAATCCGTGGTTCGCCGAGTTCACCCACACCTACGGCAAGCTCGGCCTGGCTGCGACCAAGGAACAACGCGTGTACCTGGCGCGCCTGTACTGGATGACCATCGAGTTTGGCCTGATGGAAACCCCGCAGGGCCGCAAGATCTATGGTGGCGGCATTCTCTCGTCGCCCAAGGAGACCGTCTACAGTCTGTCTGGCGAGCCCGAGCACCAGGCTTTCGACCCTATCGAGGCCATGCGCACGCCGTACCGCATCGACATCCTGCAGCCGCTGTATTTCGTGCTGCCGAACATGAAGCGCCTGTTCGACCTGGCCCACGAAGACATCATGGGCATGGTCCATAAAGCCATGCAGCTGGGCCTGCACGCGCCGAAGTTTCCACCCAAGGTCGCCGCCTGA
- a CDS encoding sigma-54-dependent phenylalanine hydroxylase transcriptional regulator PhhR — translation MRIKVHCQNRIGILRDILNLLVEYGINVLRGEVGGDHGNAIYLHCPNLINLQFQALRPKFEAIAGVFGVKRVGLMPSERRHMELNALLGALDFPVLSIDMGGSIVAANRTAAQLLGVRVDEVPGMPLARYVEDFDLPELVRANKSRINGMRIKVKGDVFLADIAPLQSEHDDSEALAGAVLTLHRADRIGERIYNVRKQELRGFDSIFQSSRVMAAVVREARRMAPLDAPLLIEGETGTGKELLARACHLASPRGQSPLMALNCAGLPESMAETELFGYGPGAFEGARAEGKLGLLELTAGGTLFLDGVGEMSPRLQVKLLRFLQDGCFRRVGSDEEVYLDVRVICATQVDLSELCARGEFRQDLYHRLNVLSLHIPPLRECMDGLEGLVQHFLDQASRQIGCAMPRLAPAAMDKLGQYHWPGNVRQLENVLFQAVSLCEGGVVKSEHIRLPDYGARQPLGEFSLEGDLSQIVGRFEKAVLESLMGEFSSSRALGKRLGVSHTTIANKLRDYSLGKSAD, via the coding sequence ATGCGTATCAAAGTGCATTGCCAGAACCGTATTGGCATCCTGCGCGACATCCTCAACCTGCTGGTGGAGTACGGCATCAACGTGCTGCGCGGTGAGGTGGGCGGCGACCACGGCAACGCCATCTACCTGCATTGCCCGAACCTGATCAACCTGCAGTTCCAGGCATTGCGGCCCAAGTTCGAGGCGATTGCCGGGGTATTCGGCGTCAAGCGCGTGGGGCTGATGCCCAGCGAGCGCCGGCACATGGAGCTGAACGCACTGCTGGGCGCGCTGGATTTCCCGGTGCTGTCGATCGACATGGGCGGCAGTATCGTCGCCGCCAACCGTACTGCGGCGCAGCTGCTGGGGGTACGGGTGGACGAGGTGCCCGGCATGCCGCTGGCGCGCTACGTGGAAGACTTCGACCTGCCGGAGCTGGTGCGGGCCAACAAGTCGCGCATCAACGGCATGCGCATCAAGGTCAAAGGCGATGTGTTCCTGGCCGATATCGCGCCATTGCAGTCCGAGCACGATGACAGTGAGGCGTTGGCGGGCGCGGTACTTACCCTGCACCGGGCTGACCGCATCGGCGAGCGTATCTACAACGTGCGCAAGCAGGAGCTGCGCGGTTTCGACAGCATCTTCCAGAGCTCGCGGGTGATGGCCGCCGTGGTGCGTGAGGCGCGGCGCATGGCACCGCTGGATGCCCCCTTGCTGATTGAGGGCGAGACCGGTACCGGCAAGGAGCTGCTGGCGCGCGCCTGCCACCTGGCCAGCCCGCGCGGCCAGTCGCCCCTGATGGCGCTCAATTGCGCCGGGTTGCCGGAGTCGATGGCCGAGACCGAGCTGTTTGGCTACGGCCCCGGGGCATTCGAAGGGGCGCGGGCGGAGGGCAAGCTCGGGTTGCTGGAGCTGACCGCTGGCGGCACGCTGTTTCTTGACGGGGTAGGGGAGATGAGCCCGCGCCTGCAAGTGAAGCTGCTGCGCTTTCTGCAGGACGGCTGCTTCCGCCGGGTAGGCAGCGATGAAGAGGTCTACCTGGATGTGCGGGTGATTTGCGCGACCCAGGTGGATTTGTCCGAGCTGTGTGCCCGTGGCGAGTTTCGCCAGGACCTGTATCACCGCCTCAACGTATTGTCGCTGCACATTCCGCCTTTGCGTGAGTGCATGGATGGGCTGGAAGGGCTGGTACAGCACTTTCTCGATCAGGCCAGCCGGCAGATTGGCTGCGCCATGCCCCGCCTGGCGCCGGCCGCAATGGACAAACTTGGGCAATACCATTGGCCAGGTAATGTAAGGCAGTTGGAAAACGTATTGTTCCAGGCGGTTTCTTTATGTGAAGGCGGCGTGGTCAAAAGCGAGCATATTCGCTTGCCGGATTATGGCGCGCGGCAACCGTTGGGTGAGTTTTCGCTGGAAGGGGATCTTTCGCAGATTGTCGGGCGCTTTGAAAAGGCGGTACTGGAAAGTTTGATGGGGGAGTTTTCGAGTAGTCGGGCTTTGGGCAAAAGATTGGGTGTATCGCACACGACAATTGCCAACAAGTTAAGGGATTATTCGCTTGGCAAGTCTGCGGATTAG
- a CDS encoding DUF2790 domain-containing protein — translation MKALLVLVLGSLCGAAMAGEAKDAEQIPVEQYSYSQHLDIARVISMSEVPNVCEVVPARMTYEDSQGQKHILEYRVMGNGCSNG, via the coding sequence ATGAAAGCTTTACTGGTATTGGTACTTGGCAGTCTTTGCGGCGCGGCGATGGCCGGCGAAGCCAAAGATGCCGAGCAGATTCCGGTTGAACAGTACAGTTACTCGCAGCACCTGGACATTGCCCGCGTCATTTCCATGAGCGAAGTGCCCAATGTGTGCGAAGTCGTGCCAGCCCGCATGACCTACGAGGACTCCCAGGGCCAGAAGCACATTCTCGAATACCGCGTGATGGGGAACGGCTGCTCCAACGGCTGA
- the acs gene encoding acetate--CoA ligase yields the protein MSAAPLYPVRPEVAATTLTDEATYKAMYQKSVINPDGFWREQAQRIDWIKPFTKVKQTSFDDHHVDIKWFADGTLNVSSNCLDRHLEERGDQLAIIWEGDDPSEHRNITYRELHEQVCKFANALRGQDVHRGDVVTIYMPMIPEAVVAMLACARIGAIHSVVFGGFSPEALAGRIIDCESKVVITADEGVRGGRRTPLKANVDLALTNPETKSVQKIIVCKRTGGDIAWHQHRDIWYEDLMKVASSHCAPKEMGAEEALFILYTSGSTGKPKGVLHTTGGYLVYAALTHERVFDYRPGEVYWCTADVGWVTGHSYIVYGPLANGATTLLFEGVPNYPDITRVSKIVDKHKVNILYTAPTAIRAMMAEGQAAVEGADGSSLRLLGSVGEPINPEAWNWYYKTVGKERCPIVDTWWQTETGGILISPLPGATGLKPGSATRPFFGVVPALVDNLGNLIEGAAEGNLVILDSWPGQSRSLYGDHDRFVDTYFKTFRGMYFTGDGARRDEDGYYWITGRVDDVLNVSGHRMGTAEIESAMVAHSKVAEAAVVGVPHDIKGQGIYVYVTLNSGIEASEQLRLELKNWVRKEIGPIASPDVIQWAPGLPKTRSGKIMRRILRKIATGEYDALGDISTLADPGVVQHLIDTHKAMNLASA from the coding sequence ATGAGTGCGGCTCCACTGTATCCCGTTCGTCCCGAGGTTGCGGCCACTACCCTGACCGACGAGGCCACCTACAAGGCCATGTACCAGAAATCGGTGATCAACCCGGACGGCTTCTGGCGCGAGCAGGCCCAGCGTATCGACTGGATCAAACCGTTCACCAAGGTCAAGCAAACCTCCTTTGACGACCACCACGTCGATATCAAATGGTTCGCCGACGGCACTCTGAACGTTTCCTCCAACTGCCTGGACCGCCACCTCGAAGAGCGCGGTGATCAGTTGGCCATCATCTGGGAAGGCGACGACCCTTCCGAACACCGCAACATCACTTACCGTGAACTGCACGAGCAGGTCTGCAAGTTCGCCAACGCCCTGCGTGGCCAGGACGTGCACCGTGGTGACGTGGTCACCATCTACATGCCGATGATCCCCGAGGCCGTGGTGGCCATGCTGGCCTGTGCCCGTATTGGTGCGATCCACTCGGTGGTGTTCGGTGGCTTCTCCCCTGAAGCGCTGGCCGGCCGCATCATCGATTGCGAGTCCAAGGTGGTGATCACCGCCGACGAAGGCGTGCGTGGCGGCCGTCGTACCCCGCTCAAGGCCAACGTCGACCTGGCGCTGACCAACCCTGAAACCAAAAGCGTGCAGAAGATCATCGTGTGCAAGCGCACCGGTGGTGATATCGCCTGGCACCAGCACCGCGACATCTGGTACGAAGACCTGATGAAAGTGGCCTCCAGCCACTGCGCGCCAAAGGAAATGGGTGCTGAAGAAGCGCTGTTCATCCTTTATACCTCTGGCTCCACGGGCAAGCCGAAGGGTGTGCTGCACACCACCGGCGGTTACCTGGTGTATGCCGCGCTGACCCATGAGCGCGTGTTCGACTATCGCCCGGGCGAGGTCTACTGGTGCACCGCCGACGTCGGTTGGGTCACTGGCCACAGCTACATCGTCTACGGCCCGCTGGCCAACGGCGCCACCACCTTGCTGTTCGAAGGCGTGCCGAACTACCCGGACATCACCCGCGTCTCGAAGATCGTCGACAAGCACAAGGTCAACATCCTCTACACCGCGCCAACCGCCATCCGCGCGATGATGGCCGAAGGGCAGGCCGCTGTTGAAGGGGCCGATGGTTCCAGCCTGCGTCTGCTTGGCTCGGTGGGCGAGCCGATCAACCCTGAAGCGTGGAACTGGTACTACAAGACTGTAGGCAAGGAGCGCTGCCCGATCGTCGACACCTGGTGGCAGACCGAAACCGGCGGCATCCTGATCAGCCCGCTGCCGGGCGCTACCGGTCTCAAGCCGGGCTCGGCAACCCGCCCGTTCTTTGGTGTGGTGCCCGCCCTGGTGGACAACCTGGGTAACCTGATCGAGGGTGCGGCCGAAGGCAACCTGGTGATCCTCGACTCCTGGCCAGGCCAGTCGCGTTCGCTGTACGGCGACCACGACCGCTTTGTCGACACCTACTTCAAGACCTTCCGTGGCATGTACTTCACCGGCGACGGTGCGCGCCGCGACGAAGATGGCTACTACTGGATCACCGGTCGTGTGGATGACGTGCTCAACGTCTCCGGTCACCGCATGGGTACTGCCGAAATCGAAAGCGCCATGGTCGCGCATTCGAAAGTTGCCGAGGCTGCAGTGGTTGGCGTGCCGCACGACATCAAGGGTCAGGGCATCTATGTGTATGTCACCCTCAATTCCGGTATCGAGGCCAGTGAGCAGTTGCGCCTGGAGCTGAAAAACTGGGTGCGCAAGGAAATCGGCCCGATTGCCTCGCCGGACGTGATCCAGTGGGCGCCGGGCCTGCCGAAGACCCGTTCGGGCAAGATCATGCGCCGCATCCTGCGCAAGATTGCCACCGGTGAGTACGATGCGCTGGGCGATATCTCGACACTGGCTGACCCGGGTGTGGTGCAGCACCTGATCGATACCCACAAGGCCATGAACCTGGCTTCGGCCTGA
- a CDS encoding ABC transporter substrate-binding protein, translating to MKKLALLGALALSVFSLVSQADEKPLKIGIEAAYPPFAFKQPDGSIAGFDYDIGNALCEQMKAKCTWVEQEFDGLIPALKVRKIDAILSSMSITEDRKKSVDFTKRYYLTPARLVMKDGTAVSESLDELKGKKIGVQRGSIHDRFAKEVLGAKGATVVPYGTQNEIYLDVAAGRLDGTVADATLLEDGFLKTDAGKGFAFVGPAFTDAKYFGDGIGIAVRKGDKANVERINAAIDAIRASGKYKEIEKKYFNFDIYGPDSN from the coding sequence ATGAAGAAGCTCGCACTGCTTGGCGCCCTGGCGCTGTCTGTGTTTTCCCTGGTGTCGCAGGCCGATGAAAAACCCCTGAAAATCGGCATTGAAGCTGCCTACCCACCCTTCGCCTTCAAGCAGCCCGATGGCAGCATCGCCGGTTTCGACTACGACATCGGCAACGCCCTGTGCGAACAGATGAAAGCCAAGTGCACCTGGGTCGAGCAGGAGTTCGACGGCCTGATCCCGGCGCTGAAAGTGCGCAAGATCGACGCCATTCTGTCGTCCATGTCGATCACTGAAGACCGCAAGAAGTCGGTCGACTTCACCAAGCGCTACTACCTGACCCCGGCGCGCCTGGTCATGAAGGACGGCACCGCTGTCAGCGAAAGCCTGGATGAGCTCAAAGGCAAGAAGATCGGCGTGCAGCGCGGCTCGATCCATGACCGCTTCGCCAAGGAAGTGCTGGGCGCCAAAGGTGCCACCGTGGTGCCTTACGGCACCCAGAACGAAATCTACCTGGACGTGGCAGCCGGCCGCCTCGACGGCACCGTGGCTGACGCCACCCTGCTGGAAGACGGCTTCCTCAAGACCGACGCCGGCAAGGGCTTTGCCTTCGTAGGCCCGGCCTTCACCGACGCCAAGTACTTCGGTGACGGTATCGGCATTGCCGTGCGCAAGGGTGACAAGGCGAACGTCGAGCGCATCAACGCGGCCATCGACGCCATCCGTGCCAGCGGCAAGTACAAAGAAATCGAGAAGAAGTACTTCAACTTCGACATCTACGGTCCAGACTCGAACTAA
- a CDS encoding ABC transporter permease, whose protein sequence is MLKGYGAVILDGAWLTLQLALSSMALAIVLGLIGVALRLSPVRWLAWLGDLYSTVIRGIPDLVLILLIFYGGQDIINRVAPLLGYEDYIDLNPLAAGIGTLGFIFGAYLSETFRGAFLGIPKGQAEAGVAYGMSNRQVFFRIQVPQMIRLAIPGFTNNWLVLTKATALISVVGLQDMMFKAKQAADATREPFTFFLAVAALYLVLTSVSLLALKYLERRYSVGVKVAEL, encoded by the coding sequence ATGTTGAAAGGCTACGGGGCAGTCATCCTCGACGGGGCGTGGCTGACGCTGCAGCTCGCCCTGTCGTCGATGGCCCTGGCCATCGTGCTCGGCCTGATCGGTGTGGCGCTGCGCTTGTCGCCGGTGCGCTGGCTGGCCTGGCTGGGCGATCTGTATTCCACCGTTATCCGTGGTATTCCGGACCTGGTCCTGATCCTGCTGATTTTCTACGGCGGGCAAGACATCATCAACCGGGTGGCACCGCTGCTCGGCTACGAAGACTACATCGACCTGAACCCGCTGGCGGCGGGTATCGGCACGCTGGGCTTCATCTTTGGCGCGTACCTGTCAGAAACCTTCCGCGGTGCCTTCCTCGGTATTCCCAAGGGCCAGGCCGAAGCGGGCGTGGCGTATGGCATGAGCAACCGCCAGGTGTTCTTCCGCATCCAGGTGCCGCAAATGATTCGCCTGGCGATCCCGGGTTTCACCAACAACTGGCTGGTGCTGACCAAGGCCACCGCGCTGATTTCGGTCGTCGGCCTGCAGGACATGATGTTCAAGGCCAAGCAGGCGGCCGACGCCACCCGCGAGCCTTTCACCTTCTTCCTGGCGGTGGCGGCCCTGTACCTGGTGCTGACCAGCGTCTCGCTGCTGGCCCTGAAGTATCTCGAGCGCCGCTACTCGGTGGGCGTCAAGGTGGCTGAACTATGA